From the Lolium rigidum isolate FL_2022 chromosome 2, APGP_CSIRO_Lrig_0.1, whole genome shotgun sequence genome, one window contains:
- the LOC124686295 gene encoding mediator of RNA polymerase II transcription subunit 15a-like — translation MLSMETMPEQAPGNSQNNPGQESVDNSAQTGQAGVGNWQEEIYQMIRSLKEKYFAELNELFNKISVKIHYVDSIIPPQRPSEQYERMKNFKIMLERILQILQISKSTLQPALRDKLPHYEKQIISILNSQRRKPVQPQVQQQFQPPAGQASNSNISQQRQPSESSQKYYSHTNPQASLSTMSTGLQSSNASCIQHPTTKLSVPMHQNGAKRQRQTDSDLKAARRKAAQRSSFDSVRYGSIFDEWRLITAGEHWADAAYSTADFGR, via the exons ATGCTCTCTATGGAGACAATGCCAGAACAGGCTCCTGGAAATTCTCAAAACAACCCTGGTCAAG AATCTGTGGACAATAGTGCTCAAACAGGCCAAGCAGGTGTAGGTAATTGGCAAGAGGAGATATATCAAATG ATTAGGAGCTTGAAGGAAAAGTACTTTGCGGAACTCAATGAATTGTTCAATAAGATCTCTGTGAAAATACATTATGTTGACAGCATCATACCACCTCAAAGGCCATCTGAGCAGTACGAAAGAATGAAGAACTTTAAAATAATGTTGGAGCGTATATTACAAATTCTGCAAATTAGCAAGAGTACTCTCCAACCTGCTCTGAGGGACAAGCTTCCTCATTACGAGAAACAGATCATCAGCATCTTGAATTCACAAAGAAGGAAACCAGTGCAACCACAAGTACAGCAACAGTTCCAGCCACCTGCAGGACAAGCTTCTAATTCTAACATTTCACAGCAACGACAGCCATCCGAGAGTTCACAGAAGTATTATAGTCATACTAATCCTCAAGCAAGTTTGTCGACCATGAGCACCGGATTACAGTCCTCTAATGCATCTTGTATCCAGCACCCAACAACAAAATTGAGTGTCCCCATGCATCAAAATGGTGCAAAGCGTCAGCGGCAGACAGACTCTGATTTGAAGGCTGCCCGAAGAAAGGCTGCTCAAAGAAGCAGTTTCGATTCCGTGCGGTATGGTTCAATCTTCGATGAGTGGCGCCTCATTACAGCAGGGGAGCACTGGGCTGATGCAGCGTACTCAACTGCAGACTTTGGTAGATAA